The Aspergillus fumigatus Af293 chromosome 3, whole genome shotgun sequence region ACATATTCTTGAATCTTGGAGTTGTCCATGTGGATCTGGAAGCGGGACTGTGCATTATGGCTGCCGACAAATGACCATAGGTCTTGCTCCGAGCCGGGCTTCGTGGACGATGCCGAGCCGACCTTACCCTGTACATCCTGTTCCTCTCGTGGCGTCATGGGCAGCAGGTGACGGAATAGTTCAAACTGGTAAGGAGGGAGCAGGAGCATCTCATATCGGTGACCTTGTGACGGATGATGCGGCCAGAAAGACACGAAGCTCAGCCCCTGATCCCACAGTTTGATGAAAACGTCGGCGAAAGTGACCGAGGACGAGTCATTGGTGAGGTTGACGGGCTGGAAATGAGAGGAGGCTGGGTTGTCCAGTGCACGCGATGCCATGTTTGTGATGGTCGAATTTGATCCCGCCTCCAGCCAGATTGCCGAAGGATACTCGTGAGCGAGCCTCTGCACGGCCTGGTGGAAGTAGACGGGATTGCGCATATGGTCGGCCACGTAGCGTCCAGTAGACGGCGGTGGAGACGCGCACTCAGTAGACCTCTCAACTCGAATTCGCGCTGGATAGAATGACAATGACTGACCGAGGAGTTCGAGATCACGAGTGAGGGGCTGCACTAAAGTGGAATGAAAGGCATTGCTGACATTTAGTCGCTTCATTCGTAGCGCGCCCAACTGGGGCTGCTCTGCTGGTTCCGAGACGATTGCCTCAATCGCATCCATAGCTTTAGTTGGGCCGGCTAGAGTGAAGCTTCTGGGGCCATTTACACAGGCAATGCTGGCTCCGGCTCCTTCCGGGAAGCCGCACCGATGATTAGCACACTCCAGCAGGCTTTTTATGACTGGTAGATCGCCTTCTGCGGCTATCATGCCACCACGATCCTTGCCCCAGGAGTCTCGTACCAGACCGGCCCGACCAGCAATCAGTCGGACGGTGTCTTCCAAAGACAACACGCCTGCGATACAGAGCGCGGTGAGCTCGCCAAAGCTGTGGCCCACCACTGCTGCCACGGGAGCGCCACAGTCGATCCAGGTTGCCGCGCAGGCATACTGCAGGGCAAAAAGCGCGAGCTGGAGCTTTACCACGTCTTCGATTGGGCTCTTTTGGAAGATCTCGGGATAGATTCCGTCCAGTGCCATCGACCTACACATCCGGTCGCACTCGTCCAGGTGCATCCGTAGGAGGGGGTTGCTGATAAAGACATCCCGGTTGAGGCCGACAAAGGTGGAGGTTTGCCCTCCAAAGCAGAGAATAACTGGCCGTTGCGGCACCCGCGAGCGCCACGCTCGTCGTCCTGCCTGGACCTCGCGTAGCTGTTTTTCCAAATCTTCGATACTGGTGCAACCCAAGGTGAGAACGCAGCCCAAATCTCGGTTAGACTGGCGGGACAAATTGAATGCCAGCGCGTCAAGTGAGACGGAGCGCCGGCAGGAAGCGATGTAGGAAAGGAATTTGGCACAGTAAGCCTGCAGCGCGCGGTCATCGAGGGCGGAGATGTAGAAAGGAATCCTCTTCAGAGAAGAACTGTCGTTTGCACGCGGTTGATCGTAGTAGCCGGCCGCATCCATCACGACCAAAGAGGCATTGGACCCGGACGCGCCATAATTGTTGATCAGCGCAGCGCGGAACGGTGCCTGCCAAGGTCTCAACGACAAGGGGATCTCAATCTGGCTCTCTGAGTTGGCCGCAAGCTCGGGATTGATGGTTTCAAGCCCGACATGCGGAGGGATCGTTCTGGCTTTTAGCATCAGGAGAATCTTCAGCACGGAGACAATACCCGAAGCACACTCCAGATGTCCCACGAGACCCTTGACCGACCCTAGGTTGACCGGGTTATGCCTTGGGCGCTTTGGACCGCCTAGTACCTGTTGAATACTGGTGTACTCCGCCGGATCTCCCACCTGTAGAAGGTTTTAGCGAGtcacgaagaagatgcgCAGAGcaaaaaaaataaaaataagaataaaaaaataaatggggggaggatgaagacagtACGTACCGCTGTGCCTGTCCCATGCGCTTCCACAACTGAGATCTGGTCTGGGGAGAGCTGAGACTTGTCCAACACGCGCCGGAAGAGGTCGGTAAGGGAGACCGAGTTTGGGACCGTGATGGGCGTACAGTTTTCGTTCTGCTGGACTGCCGTGCCGGGGATGATACCGATGATAGGATCCCCATCGGCCAGCGCTGCTTTGGCCCGTTTTAGGTAAACAGCTCCGcatccttctcctcgacagTATCCGTCGGCGCTGGCGTCGAAAGGCTTGCATGCGCCTGTCGGGCTAAGAAAGGACGCCCCCGCGAGGTTCTGGAACCACAGCGGACTGGCCAGAATGTTGACGCCTCCTGCCAGAGCCTCATCACAGTCGCCCGTGAGCAGACCCTGGCATGCTTGGTGTAGTGCCACAGCTGCACCAGAGCAGGCTGTGTCGATCGTCAAGGAGGGCCCAGTCCAGCCAAAGAAATGGCTCACCTTGCCGGCCACGAAGCTCTTGAGTGTCCCTGTAGCTGAATACGCATTTGCCGGGTGACAAGCGACGTGGTTCTCATAGTCGACATTGCTGACCCCGATATAGCAGCCCACGCGGCGCGTACGCCGGGATGGATCCTGTACAAAATGGCCTGCCTGCGCGACGGCCTGGTAGGCCGTCTGTAGCATCAAACGCTGCTGGGGATCCATCGAGGCGGCTTCCCTAGGGCTTTTCTTGAAGAATCGATGGTCAAAGGCGTCGTAGTCGTCAATAAAGTTGCCGTACCATTTCCACTCGGTGCTGCTGGGGGAGTCTCGCCATTTAAACACAGCCATGTCCATGCGCTCCTGTGGCACTTCTCGGTGCTGAGACCGGGGCTTGCAGAGCAATTTCCAGAACTCCCCGAGGTCGTTGGCTCCTGGCAATTTGCATGCCATGCCGATGACCGCGACATCGGTGTCCTGTAAGGGGCGCGGCGACGATTGGAGATGAGCATCTACTACTCCGCTTACTCCCACAGCCGGAGCAAACTCGACCAGTGACCTCAAATAGGGCATTAGGGAGGGGGGCAGACAGCGGTCTGATCCGAGAACGACCAGAGTAAAAGGCGAATCGGCTAGCTCTGTGAGCAGCTGCTGCACCAGCTGGTACCAATAGCACcggtggaggaggatctcctcgatggctgCACGATGCAGGtactgagaagaagatgtcGGCTGATTTCCCGAGTCGACGCCGAAACGGACCCTCCAGGCCATCTTTGATGCATCTGGGAACTGAAATTCGGGATGGCTGTCGCAGAAGCGATGGATAGATTCCATCCAATCAGCGTTGTACTCATTGCTGTGAAACCGGCCCTTCAAACCGATCGCCGTGAGGGTGATACCCGCTATGCCCTCGAGCTCCCGGACAACGGTTTCAGCGTCACGACGTGCCAGAGTAAGAGTCGCCCGCCTCTCATCATAAAAGACCGACAGGTACCCGGACGGGTGATCGTGGATAGTCCGATCAATGTGCTCCCTCAGCCGTGGGTGATTCCAGCTGACCGAGTAAGAAACAGCGCCCCCCAGCGCCGACGTGTTATCGACTGCATCCACCATGGCTCCGATCAGCATGGCTAGCCGAATAGCAACTCTGCCGTACCGGTCCAACTGGGAGACAGATGGGGACGAGGCAACGGCGATTGCCGCGAGCGTACCGGAACAGAAGCCCACTGTTTCGAACCTGCCCCCTGACGCGGACGTGCGGGCGTGAGGCTGCTGCTCGCAGTATTGCTGGTACTGCACCAGCTGTGAAATGGCCACGATCGGTGTGAGAATTATGTTTGGTAAAGGGAATCCCAAATCTGGTGCTGGCGAAGGCGGGTTGGAATGGTTGAAGTCGTCAGCCCAAGCAGTCAGGAGCTGCGAGCCTCCCTGGTCCTGCAGAATGGGCAATGCTGCGGAGGCTTTCGCCCACCATTCCGGCAATTCTCTCAGTGTTTCAAGGATCCAGCTGTACTTGCTGTGCTCCCGAAGTACCGATCTGAGTTGAAGGTACTGATCCATATCGAATGACAGAAAATGGGGCCCAAATATAAACACCCGCATCGGTAAAGGAGGCATGGCCACCATGATCGCTAGGCCTGGAGTGGCAGAGACACAAAATAGAAGAGAATACAAGAAAGTCTGGAAGAACTAGCTTCTATATGTTGGAAGTGATGAACCGAACGAGGTTGACTACAAATGGCTTGTATATCAAAGGGGAAAATTAGTAGCCTGGCCATGGCCGATCTTTTCTACGTAACATGCGCACCAGGATAACCGCTCTCCTAAACCTCGCCAAGGCTGTCCATCGCTCCAGGTCGAACTGCTTCCAGGATACCATGCAACTCGCGCCaaagcttcttctgcgcCTTCAATCCCTCCCGACTCCGCACAAAAGACGACAAGCTGTCATCGGCCACTCTACCATCAGTCATGTACCGGCCGTGGCTCCCACTTCCTGCCGCGGCCCCTGCAACCAGCGTCCGACTGCCGACCTCGGTGCTCCGCGCGACCAGGAGTTTGAACAACCAGAAGCCCCAGGTCAAGTCCCGCGCGAGCCGGGAATGGCATAGCCCGGGATTCACCATGTTGACGACCAGGCGTTGAGTATCGGGGTCGGCACGGGTCACCCGCGCGGCCAGCTCGCgcagaaggaggatgagcatgAGCTTGGACGTCGCGTAGCGATTAGGCATGTCCGCGGTGGCCGGGTCGTCCAGCGTCTCGAAAGTGTTTTGTGTTTGCCAGTCGGGGAAGGGAGTCCAGGCGTGTGTCTCGCTCACGACGACGACCAAACGTCCGGGTCGCTGTGCCATTGTGGGGAAGGCTGAACAGCCACTTGCTGCCTCTCCGAGCTTCGGTAGTAGCAAAACGGCCAGCAGCATGGTATTGATCACGTTCACGGTGATGGTACGCTCGTGCCCGTCGACAAGAGCAAAGGTAGGGGTAGCCACTGCGGCATTGGCCACAAGGACATCCAACCGGCCTAGCTGGGTTGATGCGCGGTCTGCAAAGGCCACCACGGAGTCTCGGGAAGCGAGGTCCAGTAGCCACACCTCGCAGACCCCAGGTCTGCCGGTGGTCCGTTCGATGTCTCGTTTGGCCTCCTCGCCAGCGTCAAGATTGCGCACCGCGAGGACCACCTTGGCAGCATCTAGACGAACAATATGCCGCGCTGCCTCGAGACCCAAGCCTGTGTTTGCGCCGGTGATGACCACTGTCTGTCCGGTAAACGCTTGCGTTGGGTACGCCGGTCTCACAAAAAACTGGGAATAGTAGAAGCCCATGGTTATTCTGAGTTCGATTCCGTATTGATTGATCGATGGAAAGTTCTATTCTATCCTTGAGCTTCTATTTGTTCATATTCTTCCACCCATCCGGAATTCGGGATCCGAACCGTATTCATACACCTCTCAACTCTTACGTTGTAAGATCACATTCTTCTCCCTACTATAGTAGCTACAAACCACTTCCCGTATTCTCCGATAGTCTGGCCAAAGAGGCTCAAACAGTAGTAACACCGTCGTCATGTTCCAAGTCCGGTTTCCCAGCCGCATTCAGCATGAAGCGTACCAATAGACCAACCTGTAAGCCGAAGCCTGCCGCGCCGAGCCAGAATCCCAGCGCGCCATTCCATGCCACCGCCCCATGGTGGACACAGTGGACCCCAAGGGCAGGATAGAAGGTCAATGTAAGACCGGTGGTCGCGTAAGCAAGCCAACGGGGGAACAACGGCTGGGCCCGCTTGTCGGACAGAATGGCCCATGAGAGTGCCAAGTCCTGCGCAATGAATGGGGGGAACAGCATCGAGAAGGAGAACCACGATAGGTCGCTTAGGGTCTGGGTGGCCACGGGGTCACGGTCCAGCCGGTAGGTGGTTGCGGCAAAGAAGACGGCGGGCAGCATCATGGAGACGCCACCCAGGGCGCCGCCGGCCAGCTGGGCCCACAGTAAAGTCGGATTGACGTGCGGGATCCTCGACAGTTGGCGGTTGACGCCCGCACAGAAGATGGGCCAAAAGACCGCCGTCATAAGCATGATGGAGATTCCTGCTTTCATGCCCGTGAGGTTCTTCCGATAGTGCTCGGCTGTCTGCTCGGGCGACAGGGACGGACTGATCggtgggaggaggagccCCGCTGGGAGGAATATAACGAAGCAAAGCTGGGCTAGAGGACCGCAGAGGATGGCAAATCGATTGACCATCACTTCGGACATAGAGGACTTTGGTGTAAAGGCCCAGGTGTGGTTATTTAGGCCCATGATTGTCTGCttgatgctgttgtttcAAGGGTGATTGTATGTGCACTGGTTGTTATACACAGAACACCAAGCGGACATCTCTAGAAGTCAGTATATAGGGAGAGTGGGTCATGGCACCAGGAGAACCGCAATCCCAGTCTATT contains the following coding sequences:
- a CDS encoding putative short-chain dehydrogenase/reductase family protein; amino-acid sequence: MGFYYSQFFVRPAYPTQAFTGQTVVITGANTGLGLEAARHIVRLDAAKVVLAVRNLDAGEEAKRDIERTTGRPGVCEVWLLDLASRDSVVAFADRASTQLGRLDVLVANAAVATPTFALVDGHERTITVNVINTMLLAVLLLPKLGEAASGCSAFPTMAQRPGRLVVVVSETHAWTPFPDWQTQNTFETLDDPATADMPNRYATSKLMLILLLRELAARVTRADPDTQRLVVNMVNPGLCHSRLARDLTWGFWLFKLLVARSTEVGSRTLVAGAAAGSGSHGRYMTDGRVADDSLSSFVRSREGLKAQKKLWRELHGILEAVRPGAMDSLGEV
- a CDS encoding putative polyketide synthase — protein: MVAMPPLPMRVFIFGPHFLSFDMDQYLQLRSVLREHSKYSWILETLRELPEWWAKASAALPILQDQGGSQLLTAWADDFNHSNPPSPAPDLGFPLPNIILTPIVAISQLVQYQQYCEQQPHARTSASGGRFETVGFCSGTLAAIAVASSPSVSQLDRYGRVAIRLAMLIGAMVDAVDNTSALGGAVSYSVSWNHPRLREHIDRTIHDHPSGYLSVFYDERRATLTLARRDAETVVRELEGIAGITLTAIGLKGRFHSNEYNADWMESIHRFCDSHPEFQFPDASKMAWRVRFGVDSGNQPTSSSQYLHRAAIEEILLHRCYWYQLVQQLLTELADSPFTLVVLGSDRCLPPSLMPYLRSLVEFAPAVGVSGVVDAHLQSSPRPLQDTDVAVIGMACKLPGANDLGEFWKLLCKPRSQHREVPQERMDMAVFKWRDSPSSTEWKWYGNFIDDYDAFDHRFFKKSPREAASMDPQQRLMLQTAYQAVAQAGHFVQDPSRRTRRVGCYIGVSNVDYENHVACHPANAYSATGTLKSFVAGKVSHFFGWTGPSLTIDTACSGAAVALHQACQGLLTGDCDEALAGGVNILASPLWFQNLAGASFLSPTGACKPFDASADGYCRGEGCGAVYLKRAKAALADGDPIIGIIPGTAVQQNENCTPITVPNSVSLTDLFRRVLDKSQLSPDQISVVEAHGTGTAVGDPAEYTSIQQVLGGPKRPRHNPVNLGSVKGLVGHLECASGIVSVLKILLMLKARTIPPHVGLETINPELAANSESQIEIPLSLRPWQAPFRAALINNYGASGSNASLVVMDAAGYYDQPRANDSSSLKRIPFYISALDDRALQAYCAKFLSYIASCRRSVSLDALAFNLSRQSNRDLGCVLTLGCTSIEDLEKQLREVQAGRRAWRSRVPQRPVILCFGGQTSTFVGLNRDVFISNPLLRMHLDECDRMCRSMALDGIYPEIFQKSPIEDVVKLQLALFALQYACAATWIDCGAPVAAVVGHSFGELTALCIAGVLSLEDTVRLIAGRAGLVRDSWGKDRGGMIAAEGDLPVIKSLLECANHRCGFPEGAGASIACVNGPRSFTLAGPTKAMDAIEAIVSEPAEQPQLGALRMKRLNVSNAFHSTLVQPLTRDLELLGQSLSFYPARIRVERSTECASPPPSTGRYVADHMRNPVYFHQAVQRLAHEYPSAIWLEAGSNSTITNMASRALDNPASSHFQPVNLTNDSSSVTFADVFIKLWDQGLSFVSFWPHHPSQGHRYEMLLLPPYQFELFRHLLPMTPREEQDVQGKVGSASSTKPGSEQDLWSFVGSHNAQSRFQIHMDNSKIQEYVTGHTVAGSAPLCPSTLQLELAIETISSLQPRLMQLQLQPQLRGLDNHNPLCMDPTRKVWLDAEAQDTDGYVWNWKMTSESTRTGLSNDRTLHVSGQIVFVSTEDEQLQAQFSRFERLVDYKQCLALLHNDEADDAILGPRNIYKAFSEVVDYGEVYRGVHKVVGQANRSAGRVVKKYTGSTWLDGPLCDSFCQVAGIFVNCMTDKAANEIRISNRIEQLIRRPQRAASSTPDEFHVLAVHSRPSDRVFLSDVFVFNPENGDLLGVILGIRYQAVNRIALGKALLRLTPGMTHQATDQSALPLPQATATTPMVHDAVPISLNQPCSQKKTAESQHQSVSDRLLMLLSNVTGVDATAIRPDTALADLGIDSLMCMELARDIGAAFQCELKPARLMELVSFSSLLDLLDGQNSSDEDGEPDRLSDDSQDINPLYRTAATTPDESDTEVQSALQSHHAAKMIAHRQSVIEEYVAQYTKDLTAPLPSLPLSPASSSCTDQSTVLVTGATGSLGSHLVAHLLRIPTVSKVICLNRRSGMPAENRQQHAFHSRNIPVDPASASKLYVYETDTSQHMLGLAADEYERLLSTVTHVVHNAWPMTIARPVQGFEAQFRTWRNMIELVRNATIRQSTPRPISIQFISSIATVGMYPLHKGDTVVPETHMTVESTLASGYGDAKLICEKMLENTLQRFPTQFRASVVRLGQVAGSSVTGYWNPVEHLAFLFKSAKTLNILPNLPGELSWCPVNEAAAILTDLLLCPDPVPPVFHVENPVRQPWADMIAALARELDIRIGNIVPFEDWLNRMRNFVGDEAANPAKRVDDFLEEHFVRMACGGVVLDTQQTARLSARFRALKAVDPGMVKLFVEYWRKTGFMN